The stretch of DNA CGCTGGCGACAGATTGGCCCGAAAACACGATTTATTGCCGTTGTCGGATTCGGACTGGGTGAGACGATGCTCTGCAAAATTCTCAATGCGGGCTTTGACACCCTCGATTTAAATACCCGCTGCCTTCCCATCGAATTCCGATCCGTCGATTCCATTCCCAAAATGCTCGACATCCTCAAAATCCCCGGTGTCATTGCCACAAACTATGCCAGTCGCCGCGTCTTTCCGATCGCATCAGCACAGGACGAGGTCTCAGCGATTTCCAAAGCGGGAGATCTGTACATCAAGCGCCCCGACGGATGGGCCAGTCACAACCTCATCTGGAAGACGGCACTCAGGCTGCTGGAAGAAACATTAGGGCGAACCGGGCCGGAAGATCGACCGCTGGATCGTAGAAATGTCATGGTTGTCGGGAAGGGGGGGCTGGCAGCTTCGCTAGCTGTCGGGATCAAGAAACGTAATGGGCTGGTGAGCATCTGCTCGGCAGATGATGATGAAGGCCAGCAGATTGCCACGATGGCTGATGCCCGCTTTGTCCCTCTGGGCAAATTGTACGATACGCTGGTCGATGTCCTCGTCGTGGCGTCAGAGAATCTGGATCATGGTTCACGAAAGACCAGTATCAGTCCCACCATCATTCGTCCCGGGATGACAATTCTCGATTTGAGTAGCATGCCCGCCGATTCACCTTTGATCGATGAAGCCCGAGTGCGAGGGGCGAAAATCGTCGAGCCTGCCGAAGTCTTTGCTGATTACGCAACAAACCTCTTTCGTTCCATCACTGGTCAGGAACTTCCCCCCGAAGCTTTCGCTCAAGGATTGGCTGAATAGTTAGGCGACGCCATCACAAAATTAGCGCTCAATTCGTAAAGATCCAGTTTCTGTTGGCAGGATTCTTTTGAATCATTCGCCTCTGACTGGGTTCGACCGAATAGCCAGCTTTCTGGACTCCCGATGGTGCCAGCGTAGCCGTTGGCCCTAAGGGATCGGAGGGTTGTTCACCCCGAGGCCTCTCGCCAGGCAAAGAGTTCATCGTAGGTGGTGCCGAGTGATCGAGAAGATCCGGATGAGCCGGGTTTGTGGAGCCTTGCGGAGATGAGCGTTGTGGTCGCGTTTCACTCTCGGGAACTCCCCCCCAACCCGGAGGGGCAGGAAGTTCCTGCGGTGTGCGTAGTTGCTGTGGAGCAGGCCCCGAAGATCCAGAGGGCATGGGTGGTATGCCTCGATTCTCTGGGATTCCACCTGGCGTAGGAGTAAGCGTTGTCCCGGAGTTTTGTGGAAACGGTTCTCCCGCTGGCCCGATCAGCATGTTTTCCGGTGGGCAGTTCGCTGTCCCATTCCAGACCTGTGGTAGACGTCCGCCCGGGTTATAGGCCCATTGTGTCATGGCCACGCGATTGGGCCTCAAGGGAAGGTGATCCCGCTCCTCACACCAGAAAGATACCTGCCGGTAAGTGTTCCAATCGAAGGAGACTGAATGGATCGACGTGTTGTGTTTCACCATCTGACAACCTGTCATCGAGATCCCGCAGAAGGCGCAAAGGAGGCCTGTTTGCAGGATTTTTCGAAGAACAGAATTGTCATTGCTATCTGACACGTAAGGTCGTTCCCACTCAAAAAGCCCTCAAATCAATCACCGTCTTCCAGTTTTCTGTCGGAACATGAAAGACAGTTTCTTCCCTAGAATTCGATTGATCATAAGAATCGCTAGAATCGGAATTGTTGAACTCATTCAAAACTTCGGGGCGTTATGGTCCAATCGTTGAGGTGGTTGGGGACAAGCTGGAAGAAAATCGACCAGGGTGTGTGTCAGGCTGACATCTCACAGATAACCAGCGCCATCACAATGAGTTTCATCAGAGAGTGCTGCAGCTTAAGACCTGACATTTCTTGAATATTTCTCGTTTTGTAACACCTTTTTATGTATGTGGTTACGTAATTGTTTTCCAGCTTTGGCCAGGGCAGGACATTTTGTGGCACCGTTTTCTCTGAGTATGTACGAAGTGGCGGGCTTTGCCGGCCTGTGGGCCGTTAAAGTTTGTCTTCAATGAATCGTCTGGCCAGTCAGGTCTTGCAGCGTCTTCAGGAGGGAATGATGTTCAACAAGAAGTTTCCATGGGGTTTGATCTCCTGGGCTGCCATCAGCTGTGCTGCCGGTGAATTCACGATGGGCCAGGTGGCCATGGCTGATAAGCCTGAAAAAGGCGAGGTGCGAAAAAGTGAGCCTAAATCAGGGGGACCAGCGGGCAGGCAGGATCGCACACCCGCTCCGAAGTCAAAGGTCGAAGCCCCATCGGCACGAAGTCCACAGCCGGCGCCGCGCAGTCAACCTGCTCCTCGAATCGAGCGACGAACTGAAGCCCCAAAACAAGCACCACCTGCTCCCCCAGCACCGGCACAGAAGCATCCTGCTGCTGCTCAGGCAACACCCCGAGCAGAATCCAGACCTCCGGCACGCATTGCCAATCCCCTGCAGAATGGCCCCTCGGCAGCACCAGGTGGTAATCGCGAAACTAATCGCGGCAATCCAGGTGCTGATCGTCCCCGAAGCAGCGAACGTCCTAGAATCGATTCGCCTGTGAATCGTGCTCCACAAATCGCTCCCACACTTCCTGGTGCCGGCACAACTGCTCCAGTCCCGACTCCGCGAAATGAACGAGGGGCCAATCTTCCTGATCGCGGAGTTCGAGGAACAGTCCCGCCGTCGAACCCTCAACCGCCGACTGCAACTCAGATACCCAGGCAAACGACTCCACAAATTCCCCCTCGCATTGCCAATCCTCTCGGTGGTAATCCTGCCGGAATAGAAGGTGGAGGCGATCGTCGTGTTCGCGAGCGTGCGCAGAATCCCGATACAAACAGTCAACCTGGCACACAAGGCGCAGGTCGCAACACTCCGGGCAACCGCCTCCCCAACGGCGACGGGCCTCGCAATAACCGCCCTGAGATTGCTCCCGAACGTAACACAAATCCTCCCAATCAGGTCACACCAAACCCGGCTACACCGAATCCTGTAACACCCAATCTGGGTAGTGGCCGAGGCTCGCGCGCTGGCAACCTCCCTGCCAATGGGGGAAACAATCAGCCTTTATCACCTGTTCGACCACAACCTGGGCTGGATCGCAGGCCCAATGCACCGAAGACGTCTGATGCTCCTGGTAGTGCCGAAACGCCCAAAATCCCCGGGAATGTCGATAAACCTGAAGCTGGTAATCCGCCGGGCCGGGGACTTCAACCCATGCCAGGCCGCGAAGATCGACCGGAGCGGCTCGCTGGAAAAGAGAATGGCCCCGATCGAAAAGCTGATATCGAGAACCGGGATCGTACTCGTGGAGAACGGCCTGAGGGGGCACTTCCCGGGCTGCCGATTCCCGGTGGAACTTCTCCCGGCCGCGAAAATAATCCAGATCGTCCCGGAATCATGGATCGAAATGAACCCCGGCAAGACCGGGAGAATGGCAACGACGAACGAGGAGGTCGCCAGCCTGGCCTGAAAGTGAATCCGGACCGTGACCGGACTCCTAACGACGAGGGGCGTAACAATCGAGAAAATCGACCTGTGTTCGGTGTCACACCAGTCAAACCAGTAAAGGCACGCACCCAAGACATCGAGCGGCAGTTGCAGGATCTCAATCGAAATGTGCAGCGACTCGCTTCTGATCAGAGGGAAGTTTCCCGTGCTATTGATCGAGGGAACGTCATCCCTGTGCGAATTGGCGCTGATGGTCGGCTCGGGCGTGACAATAACAATTGGGATTTGAGCCGTATTCAAAGCCGCGAACAGCTTCGAGAATTGAACAATTCACGCGATCTCGCCCGCTTCTTTGGTCGGAACGATGATCGTGAATTGCAAACACTCAGGATTGACCGGGTCAGTGGTCGATTCCAGGATCGCCTTGTGGATAACCGCTGGGACAATTCATTTCGCAATTACAGCTTCTACAACCGCTTTAACGTCGGCCGACAATTTGAACTGTATCGCCGTGGAGATGTCGCGAGACAACTCCAGTTCAGCAATCTTCTGGTGGAACGGGGTGGTTGGAGAAATCGTTACTATGGCCCCATCGCACCTGCCTATTCGCGTGTGAGTTTCAGTGGTTGGTATGCCGGGCCAAGGTATTACCCGCGATACACCTGGTTTCCCTTCTGGAGTCCGTGGGTTCGCTGGTCGTGGTGGAATACCGTCCCTGTGGTTTACGACCCCAGGCCGGTGTATGTCAGGCCGATCTACTGTGAACCAGCACCTGTCTGGACCACGGTCTGGCAGTACCCCCAATATCAAACGCTACCTATGGTCGCATCAGGGACCTGGTTGGACGTAGAACCTGTTACAGTTGTCGATAACAGTGTGGATATCCAACTGTTGGCTGTCCGATTCGTGGATTCTGGTCATACAGAACAGCAGTTGGGGCCCAGGTATCGTGTCTGGCTGCGGAACAATGCCACCTCCTCGATCTCGCAACCCTTCCATGTGGTGCTGATGGCAGCGAATGATCTCTCTCCGAACGCCGCATTACCGCAGTCTGGTGTGACGATCGGCACGATGGAAGCTGGTCAGATCACCTCCGTCGATATCCGTCTGCCGATTGAGGCCAATCAGTTGTTTGTGAATGCCGAAGGACGCAAGGAACCTTTCCAGAAACTGCATCTGATTGCAGACACAGAACGCGTGCTTAATGACAGTAATCTGGAGAACAATGTGGCGGTGGTGGACCGTGGAGAGATTCTTTCGGTTGATCCGGCAGCATTCTCACTCGATACCACAGCGACCAGCCCGGGAACCATGGTTTCGCTGGCAGGTGAAGGATTAGGCCCAGAACCCGGACGAGTTGTGATCACGATCAATAATCAGGAGATCGATCCCGAAATCTACGGCTGGTACGATCTTGGGGTTCAATTCAAGATCCCCGAGAACATCCCAGTCAACGGCGTCATCGATGCCCAAGTGCTCGTTATCCGTGGTGATGGTGCTGTCACGAACCCGCTCGATCTGCAGATTGTGCCCGCACAGAACCTGGGGCCAGCTATTGGCTGGAATGAACAGGCGGGAATTTAACCCTGTTTCAGAATTGAGCTCACGTTTTTCATGCCATCCTCCCGAGAGACAGCTCGCCTCACGGGAGGTTCAGGCTTTATGTGTTGTTCAATCAGTCGTTTATTGGGTCTCGATCGCAGTTTGCCGAGAGATAAACTTCGGATGTGATAACAGCTAATGCTTAAAATCAGGGAAGGGGAATGTCCTTAAACTCAAAATCGATGGTTTTGGGATCAATCATTCTTCTTAGAATGATGCCCAAAAAAGTGCCTTTGGTTTGATCACCGGTATAAGTGACGATGGAGCTTACCATTCCATCTTCACCACCTTCCTCTTCACTGAACGGGCGGATTGCCCGATCATTG from Planctopirus ephydatiae encodes:
- a CDS encoding type I 3-dehydroquinate dehydratase, with amino-acid sequence MICISVTPESRQLAKVDILNAARQSDLVELCLDRLLKEPDVKDLIESSKKPILVSCRSAENGGSWKGTEDERIHLLRQAILAGPAYVELDEETAKKIPRFGKVQRVISYTSMSRPLHDLEEAFENAGILQADVIKFTWPTDLLEAAWPLLSVVSQKRAIPVVGLGLGKSGLTFSLLGRKYGSPWIYAALEKGMEAFVGQPTVSELDDVYRWRQIGPKTRFIAVVGFGLGETMLCKILNAGFDTLDLNTRCLPIEFRSVDSIPKMLDILKIPGVIATNYASRRVFPIASAQDEVSAISKAGDLYIKRPDGWASHNLIWKTALRLLEETLGRTGPEDRPLDRRNVMVVGKGGLAASLAVGIKKRNGLVSICSADDDEGQQIATMADARFVPLGKLYDTLVDVLVVASENLDHGSRKTSISPTIIRPGMTILDLSSMPADSPLIDEARVRGAKIVEPAEVFADYATNLFRSITGQELPPEAFAQGLAE